One window of Dysidea avara chromosome 11, odDysAvar1.4, whole genome shotgun sequence genomic DNA carries:
- the LOC136239586 gene encoding uncharacterized protein isoform X2: protein MSTLSRIIVVSTIVILFGKVIEAGQSSCNGIELQVMQPNKRRYQSITNNTIVYKPVHTPDFTVRCHCTGGKITPTWTLPDGSVATTCIDQRVEICSNISRKSSQLLAFSVLSDKFNGNYKCFAIGFSKFFELIVFGPPVIRYVQPQYNRLVPFPERTSITLHCRATGYGSLIYYWERNITGSWITVSNRNSTQYTISTSGQYRCNVTNEAGSVVSGVTTLHVAAYPVSAVVAVGTTIILYCNVSGIVRSYAWQGRDYGSNYAWSRISDGEKIYVVSNIQKSQQFRCIAGKSVGPAVLSKVATIQVLKVTLNLAKATIPVRSSTELTCSSSLSSDVIFSWTHNGTTIRPSSTTNETSILMITNVVHSNSGSYVCTVNSGSISVMSNTAIVTVYAPKPVIITHPTNKTVNALKDVTFMCQASDISYGGKVTYSWHCYNSTIPNTRSRGQNTDTLTITRAIPPDEGLYYCFASNDAGSTSSRAAFLMVNDRLAITARPAHQTVREGEAATFTARANGIKTNDVVYQWWKMSKDDSPVIMGNDPTLTITRVNNEHEGTYYCIVTNKWGRMVTSNYLILVVQAALSVFTLHPHDQTATINGNVVFECAAKGSESLNINWLKNNSTVRNTRKVDTKSSRGGKGSILTIKNVTVSDMGCYQCRAINSDGETVLSNKAELLIIPSIVTHPSSIAVLIGQPVSLTCSATGPSIVYQWRKNGVTLSGGNLNMLTIYKTKESDEGTYQCIAINKAGNVTSRQAVIIIYDKPKVVQLAHQSHGVLGEEFKITCSATNDRDAQDMTFAWIVPDGVDDFVIMTSKDDHYTASSTLYISKLARSDYGTYKCLVTNNGTKNDESVVTSTVVIVEERSSQPLNVTVTNEDVTSIVLSWSIPTYPKGIISYYIVHYSDGDSSKEEQVYNFNGSYNLRKLRPSTNYSIYVTAVRLVGDTGIVVEGNWSVLVNGTTLVRDPTKESSSQTVMVVGIAVGGVTMICLLVIIIIASLLYFYQKRILKHTMHVNTDVNKGNIDMNEKVFNEEDLSALKSQPSIKSEGKIIPLVNLISTKEVKTSVGQPTTLTHEYSGLLESDVQWLKDNEPVNHPILKDGSLYIPHTELFDQGEYALVIMTDNSVFSVIYNVQVFDPKMPLDVSVSHTAQKVEDFLMLLTSMDSAKLDAQYNSLIVDASFTQHAANIPVNVDKNKYKNILPYDHSRVVLSQESQVAGEDYINASFIDGYGEKKAYIASQGPKDTSVIDFWKLIWEQNIRTVVMLTRIVEAGKFKCYQYWPSKGSKLYGNIRVTTVDEVQLANYCTRRFTIEQILNGRSIKVYKVHQFHFSAWPDHGVPSYSSDILEFHKRINKQHQRRTNSPMLVHCSAGVGRSGTFIAIDTEIQRIRQEGIVDVYNCVQKMRFWRGAMIQSTAQYEFVYTSLLEYISCGDTSITGAADVKQKVKELSILDHAVNKTGFQLQFEKLNNNSPKEADFKYTAAMAHKESNRHQRFLPPDVSRVMLTKNPHYITACYVNGYRHSKAYLVGQGPMQSTVVDFWTMIWEKQSHAIVMLGQLQENGKEASFKYWPSKNETVEFQHFSIVVVSEDPNDRPFVRYTLKVSNTQEDSTRTVTLLQYQCWSADTCPNNPSHIIDIIEELDCVQRKIGNSPITVHCSDGVGRSGTFCALVNCINRFKVEQTLDVFQAIDSIRTQQPAAVQTVEQYEFIHHVIVFLLDRYSVYSNFTVL from the exons ATGTCTACGCTTTCCAGAATTATAGTAGTCTCTACAATTGTGATCTTATTTG GAAAAGTGATTGAAGCTGGGCAGTCATCATGTAACGGCATTGAACTACAAGTTATGCAACCCAATAAAAGACGATATCAATCAATCACTAATAACACAATCGTATATAAACCTGTTCACACACCAGATTTCACTGTGAGGTGTCATTGTACTGGTGGAAAGATTACTCCAACCTGGACACTTCCTGATGGATCAGTAGCTACTACTTGTATTGATCAACGTGTGGAAATATGCAGTAACATCAGTAGAAAGTCATCACAATTATTAGCGTTTTCAGTCCTGAGTGATAAATTCAAtggaaattacaaatgttttgcCATTGGCTTTAGCAAGTTCTTTGAGCTTATTGTATTTG GTCCTCCTGTCATTCGGTATGTACAACCACAATACAACAGACTAGTACCATTTCCAGAAAGGACAAGTATCACTCTACACTGTAGAGCTACTGGGTATGGGTCACTGATATATTATTGGGAGAGAAATATTACAGGAAGTTGGATAACAGTTAGTAATAGGAACAGCACACAATACACTATCAGTACCAGTGGACAGTACAGGTGTAATGTGACTAATGAGGCTGGATCTGTTGTGTCTGGTGTGACTACTTTACATG TTGCTGCTTATCCAGTCAGTGCAGTAGTAGCTGTTGGTACAACAATCATTTTGTACTGTAATGTGTCAGGAATTGTCAGATCATATGCATGGCAAGGGAGGGATTATGGTAGTAACTATGCATGGTCAAGAATTAGTGATGGTGAAAAGATTTATGTTGTGAGCAATATTCAGAAGTCTCAGCAGTTTCGATGCATAGCAGGTAAAAGTGTTGGTCCTGCAGTCCTCTCAAAGGTAGCAACCATTCAAGTGTTGA AGGTTACTCTTAATCTGGCTAAGGCAACCATACCAGTCAGGTCAAGCACTGAATTAACTTGTAGCTCATCGCTATCATCTGATGTGATATTCTCATGGACCCATAATGGTACTACTATTAGACCATCATCAACTACTAATGAAACTAGTATACTAATGATTACTAATGTAGTGCATAGCAATAGTGGTagctatgtgtgtactgtgaacAGTGGATCAATATCAGTGATGTCTAACACTGCTATCGTCACTGTGTATG CTCCTAAACCAGTGATCATTACTCATCCAACGAATAAAACAGTTAATGCACTAAAAGATGTGACATTCATGTGTCAAGCTTCAGATATTAGTTATGGTGGTAAAGTGACATACTCATGGCATTGTTACAATAGTACTATTCCAAACACACGGTCAAGAGGACAAAACACTGACACACTGACAATCACTCGAGCTATTCCACCTGATGAGGGTTTGTATTATTGCTTTGCTAGTAATGATGCTGGTAGTACCTCATCTAGAGCTGCATTTCTGATGGTGAATG ATAGGTTAGCCATTACTGCTAGACCAGCTCATCAAACCGTTAGGGAAGGTGAAGCTGCTACGTTTACAGCAAGAGCAAATGGAATAAAAACAAATGACGTTGTGTATCAGTGGTGGAAGATGAGTAAAGATGATAGTCCAGTAATTATGGGGAATGATCCAACGTTAACAATTACTAGAGTCAATAATGAACATGAAGGAACTTATTACTGTATTGTTACAAATAAGTGGGGGAGGATGGTAACTTCTAACTATCTTATTTTGGTTGTTCAAG CTGCATTGTCGGTGTTCACTCTTCATCCACATGATCAAACTGCTACTATCAATGGTAATGTAGTGTTTGAGTGTGCTGCTAAAGGAAGTGAAAGTCTGAATATCAACTGGTTAAAAAATAATAGCACTGTTAGGAATACTAGGAAGGTTGATACTAAGTCTTCCCGTGGTGGAAAAGGCAGTATCCTGACAATTAAGAATGTTACAGTTAGTGATATGGGATGTTATCAGTGTAGAGCAATTAATAGTGATGGTGAAACTGTGCTATCTAACAAAGCTGAACTATTAA TTATTCCAAGTATAGTCACTCATCCTAGTAGTATTGCAGTGTTAATTGGCCAGCCAGTCAGTCTCACATGCAGTGCAACTGGTCCTAGTATAGTGTACCAGTGGAGAAAGAATGGTGTAACATTATCTGGTGGCAATTTAAATATGTTAACAATTTACAAGACTAAAGAATCGGATGAGGgcacatatcaatgtattgctaTTAACAAAGCTGGAAATGTTACATCTCGCCAAGCAGTGATTATAATTTATG ACAAACCCAAAGTTGTTCAATTAGCACATCAATCACACGGAGTATTAGGTGAAGAGTTCAAGATCACTTGTAGTGCTACTAATGATAGAGATGCTCAAGATATGACATTTGCATGGATAGTACCTGATGGAGTTGATGACTTTGTCATAATGACTAGCAAAGATGATCATTATACAGCATCATCCACTCTGTACATTAGTAAGCTTGCTAGAAGTGATTATGGAACTTACAAGTGTCTTGTGACTAATAATGGAACTAAAAATGATGAAAGTGTAGTCACTAGTACAGTGGTGATAGTTGAAG AACGTTCGTCCCAACCACTGAATGTAACTGTTACCAATGAAGATGTCACATCAATAGTACTAAGTTGGAGTATACCCACCTATCCTAAAGGGATTATTAGTTACTATATT GTTCACTACAGTGATGGCGACAGTTCTAAAGAAGAACAGGTCTACAATTTTAATGGTTCATACAATCTAAGGAAACTCAGACCATCCACTAATTACAGCATttatgtaacagcagttaggCTGGTAGGAGATACTGGGATAGTAGTGGAAGGAAACTGGAGTGTACTAGTTAATGGGACAACTTTAGTCAGAG ATCCAACAAAGGAGTCCTCATCACAGACTGTTATGGTTGTTGGAATAGCAGTAGGAGGTGTAACTATGATATGTTTACTAGTGATCATCATCATTGCTTCACTTCTTTA TTTCTATCAGaaaagaattttgaaacatacTATGCATGTAAACACTGATGTCAACAAAGGTAATATTGACATGAATGAAAAAGTCTTCAATGAAGAAGACTTGAGTGCACTCAAATCACAGCCATCAATAAAAAGTGAAGGAAAAATAA TTCCACTGGTCAACTTGATATCAACAAAAGAAGTAAAGACTTCAGTTGGCCAACCAACAACACTAACTCATGAATATTCTGGTTTACTGGAGTCTGATGTGCAGTGGCTTAAAGACAATGAGCCAGTCAACCATCCTATACTAAAGGATGGATCCTTGTACATTCCCCATACTGAACTATTTGATCAAGGAGAGTATGCTTTGGTTATCATGACTGATAATAGTGTGTTCTCTGTAATATATAACGTTCAAGTGTTTGACCCCAAAATGCCTTTAG ATGTTAGCGTTAGCCATACAGCTCAAAAAGTGGAAGACTTCTTAATGCTGTTAACATCAATGGATAGTGCTAAACTTGATGCTCAATATAATTCATTGATTGTTGATGCCTCCTTCACACAACATGCAGCCAATATACCTGTCAATGTGGATAAGAACAAATACAAAAACATCTTACCTT ATGATCACTCTCGTGTGGTGTTAAGCCAGGAGAGCCAGGTAGCTGGAGAAGACTACATCAATGCTTCTTTCATAGAT GGTTACGGTGAAAAGAAGGCATACATTGCCTCACAAGGACCTAAGGATACCAGTGTAATTGACTTCTGGAAGTTGATATGGGAACAGAATATCAGGACAGTTGTTATGTTGACAAGAATAGTGGAGGCTGGCAAG tttaaATGTTACCAGTATTGGCCTAGTAAAGGATCTAAACTGTATGGCAATATTAGAGTGACAACTGTCGATGAAGTACAGCTTGCTAACTACTGTACCAGGAGATTTACTATTGAGCAG ATTTTAAATGGCAGAAGTATCAAAGTTTACAAGGTCCATCAATTTCATTTTAGTGCTTGGCCAGATCATGGTGTGCCAAGTTACTCCAGTGATATTCTGGAGTTTCACAAAAGGATTAACAAGCAACACCAGAGAAGAACAAACTCACCAATGCTTGTACACTGCAG TGCTGGAGTCGGTCGTTCAGGAACATTCATTGCTATTGATACTGAAATACAACGCATCAGACAAGAGGGCATTGTAGATGTGTACAATTGTGTACAAAAGATGAGGTTCTGGAGAGGTGCCATGATCCAGTCAACA GCCCAGTATGAATTTGTGTACACTTCCTTACTGGAATACATCAGTTGTGGGGATACTTCTATTACTGGTGCTGCTGATGTTAAGCAAAAGGTCAAAGAACTGTCCATACTTGACCATGCTGTAAACAAGACTGGATTTCAGTTACAGTTTGAG AAATTGAATAATAATAGTCCTAAAGAAGCTGACTTCAAATACACAGCTGCTATGGCACACAAGGAAAGCAATCGTCATCAGAGATTTTTACCAC CTGATGTGTCTAGAGTGATGTTAACCAAGAATCCCCATTATATCACTGCATGCTATGTCAAT GGGTATCGTCACAGTAAAGCATATCTAGTTGGACAAGGCCCCATGCAATCAACAGTAGTTGATTTCTGGACCATGATATGGGAGAAACAATCTCATGCAATAGTGATGTTAGGCCAGTTACAAGAAAATGGAAAA GAAGCTTCATTTAAATACTGGCCAAGCAAAAATGAAACTGTTGAATTTCAACACTTTTCCATTGTAGTAGTCTCTGAAGATCCAAATGACAGGCCATTTGTACGATACACTCTGAAAGTCTCAAACACACAGGAG GACTCAACAAGAACAGTCACCCTACTGCAATATCAGTGTTGGTCTGCTGACACATGTCCCAATAACCCATCTCATATTATTGACATAATTGAGGAGCTGGATTGTGTCCAACGTAAAATAGGAAACTCTCCAATCACTGTACATTGTAG TGATGGAGTGGGTCGCTCAGGAACATTCTGTGCTTTAGTCAATTGTATAAACCGTTTCAAAGTAGAGCAGACATTAGATGTGTTCCAAGCCATTGATTCTATCCGTACACAACAACCAGCAGCAGTGCAGACAGTA GAGCAATATGAATTCATCCATCATGTGATTGTATTTCTTTTGGATCGTTATTCAGTATATTCTAACTTTACTGTGTTGTGA
- the LOC136239586 gene encoding receptor-type tyrosine-protein phosphatase mu-like isoform X1 produces the protein MSTLSRIIVVSTIVILFGKVIEAGQSSCNGIELQVMQPNKRRYQSITNNTIVYKPVHTPDFTVRCHCTGGKITPTWTLPDGSVATTCIDQRVEICSNISRKSSQLLAFSVLSDKFNGNYKCFAIGFSKFFELIVFGPPVIRYVQPQYNRLVPFPERTSITLHCRATGYGSLIYYWERNITGSWITVSNRNSTQYTISTSGQYRCNVTNEAGSVVSGVTTLHVAAYPVSAVVAVGTTIILYCNVSGIVRSYAWQGRDYGSNYAWSRISDGEKIYVVSNIQKSQQFRCIAGKSVGPAVLSKVATIQVLKVTLNLAKATIPVRSSTELTCSSSLSSDVIFSWTHNGTTIRPSSTTNETSILMITNVVHSNSGSYVCTVNSGSISVMSNTAIVTVYAPKPVIITHPTNKTVNALKDVTFMCQASDISYGGKVTYSWHCYNSTIPNTRSRGQNTDTLTITRAIPPDEGLYYCFASNDAGSTSSRAAFLMVNDRLAITARPAHQTVREGEAATFTARANGIKTNDVVYQWWKMSKDDSPVIMGNDPTLTITRVNNEHEGTYYCIVTNKWGRMVTSNYLILVVQAALSVFTLHPHDQTATINGNVVFECAAKGSESLNINWLKNNSTVRNTRKVDTKSSRGGKGSILTIKNVTVSDMGCYQCRAINSDGETVLSNKAELLIIPSIVTHPSSIAVLIGQPVSLTCSATGPSIVYQWRKNGVTLSGGNLNMLTIYKTKESDEGTYQCIAINKAGNVTSRQAVIIIYDKPKVVQLAHQSHGVLGEEFKITCSATNDRDAQDMTFAWIVPDGVDDFVIMTSKDDHYTASSTLYISKLARSDYGTYKCLVTNNGTKNDESVVTSTVVIVEAERSSQPLNVTVTNEDVTSIVLSWSIPTYPKGIISYYIVHYSDGDSSKEEQVYNFNGSYNLRKLRPSTNYSIYVTAVRLVGDTGIVVEGNWSVLVNGTTLVRDPTKESSSQTVMVVGIAVGGVTMICLLVIIIIASLLYFYQKRILKHTMHVNTDVNKGNIDMNEKVFNEEDLSALKSQPSIKSEGKIIPLVNLISTKEVKTSVGQPTTLTHEYSGLLESDVQWLKDNEPVNHPILKDGSLYIPHTELFDQGEYALVIMTDNSVFSVIYNVQVFDPKMPLDVSVSHTAQKVEDFLMLLTSMDSAKLDAQYNSLIVDASFTQHAANIPVNVDKNKYKNILPYDHSRVVLSQESQVAGEDYINASFIDGYGEKKAYIASQGPKDTSVIDFWKLIWEQNIRTVVMLTRIVEAGKFKCYQYWPSKGSKLYGNIRVTTVDEVQLANYCTRRFTIEQILNGRSIKVYKVHQFHFSAWPDHGVPSYSSDILEFHKRINKQHQRRTNSPMLVHCSAGVGRSGTFIAIDTEIQRIRQEGIVDVYNCVQKMRFWRGAMIQSTAQYEFVYTSLLEYISCGDTSITGAADVKQKVKELSILDHAVNKTGFQLQFEKLNNNSPKEADFKYTAAMAHKESNRHQRFLPPDVSRVMLTKNPHYITACYVNGYRHSKAYLVGQGPMQSTVVDFWTMIWEKQSHAIVMLGQLQENGKEASFKYWPSKNETVEFQHFSIVVVSEDPNDRPFVRYTLKVSNTQEDSTRTVTLLQYQCWSADTCPNNPSHIIDIIEELDCVQRKIGNSPITVHCSDGVGRSGTFCALVNCINRFKVEQTLDVFQAIDSIRTQQPAAVQTVEQYEFIHHVIVFLLDRYSVYSNFTVL, from the exons ATGTCTACGCTTTCCAGAATTATAGTAGTCTCTACAATTGTGATCTTATTTG GAAAAGTGATTGAAGCTGGGCAGTCATCATGTAACGGCATTGAACTACAAGTTATGCAACCCAATAAAAGACGATATCAATCAATCACTAATAACACAATCGTATATAAACCTGTTCACACACCAGATTTCACTGTGAGGTGTCATTGTACTGGTGGAAAGATTACTCCAACCTGGACACTTCCTGATGGATCAGTAGCTACTACTTGTATTGATCAACGTGTGGAAATATGCAGTAACATCAGTAGAAAGTCATCACAATTATTAGCGTTTTCAGTCCTGAGTGATAAATTCAAtggaaattacaaatgttttgcCATTGGCTTTAGCAAGTTCTTTGAGCTTATTGTATTTG GTCCTCCTGTCATTCGGTATGTACAACCACAATACAACAGACTAGTACCATTTCCAGAAAGGACAAGTATCACTCTACACTGTAGAGCTACTGGGTATGGGTCACTGATATATTATTGGGAGAGAAATATTACAGGAAGTTGGATAACAGTTAGTAATAGGAACAGCACACAATACACTATCAGTACCAGTGGACAGTACAGGTGTAATGTGACTAATGAGGCTGGATCTGTTGTGTCTGGTGTGACTACTTTACATG TTGCTGCTTATCCAGTCAGTGCAGTAGTAGCTGTTGGTACAACAATCATTTTGTACTGTAATGTGTCAGGAATTGTCAGATCATATGCATGGCAAGGGAGGGATTATGGTAGTAACTATGCATGGTCAAGAATTAGTGATGGTGAAAAGATTTATGTTGTGAGCAATATTCAGAAGTCTCAGCAGTTTCGATGCATAGCAGGTAAAAGTGTTGGTCCTGCAGTCCTCTCAAAGGTAGCAACCATTCAAGTGTTGA AGGTTACTCTTAATCTGGCTAAGGCAACCATACCAGTCAGGTCAAGCACTGAATTAACTTGTAGCTCATCGCTATCATCTGATGTGATATTCTCATGGACCCATAATGGTACTACTATTAGACCATCATCAACTACTAATGAAACTAGTATACTAATGATTACTAATGTAGTGCATAGCAATAGTGGTagctatgtgtgtactgtgaacAGTGGATCAATATCAGTGATGTCTAACACTGCTATCGTCACTGTGTATG CTCCTAAACCAGTGATCATTACTCATCCAACGAATAAAACAGTTAATGCACTAAAAGATGTGACATTCATGTGTCAAGCTTCAGATATTAGTTATGGTGGTAAAGTGACATACTCATGGCATTGTTACAATAGTACTATTCCAAACACACGGTCAAGAGGACAAAACACTGACACACTGACAATCACTCGAGCTATTCCACCTGATGAGGGTTTGTATTATTGCTTTGCTAGTAATGATGCTGGTAGTACCTCATCTAGAGCTGCATTTCTGATGGTGAATG ATAGGTTAGCCATTACTGCTAGACCAGCTCATCAAACCGTTAGGGAAGGTGAAGCTGCTACGTTTACAGCAAGAGCAAATGGAATAAAAACAAATGACGTTGTGTATCAGTGGTGGAAGATGAGTAAAGATGATAGTCCAGTAATTATGGGGAATGATCCAACGTTAACAATTACTAGAGTCAATAATGAACATGAAGGAACTTATTACTGTATTGTTACAAATAAGTGGGGGAGGATGGTAACTTCTAACTATCTTATTTTGGTTGTTCAAG CTGCATTGTCGGTGTTCACTCTTCATCCACATGATCAAACTGCTACTATCAATGGTAATGTAGTGTTTGAGTGTGCTGCTAAAGGAAGTGAAAGTCTGAATATCAACTGGTTAAAAAATAATAGCACTGTTAGGAATACTAGGAAGGTTGATACTAAGTCTTCCCGTGGTGGAAAAGGCAGTATCCTGACAATTAAGAATGTTACAGTTAGTGATATGGGATGTTATCAGTGTAGAGCAATTAATAGTGATGGTGAAACTGTGCTATCTAACAAAGCTGAACTATTAA TTATTCCAAGTATAGTCACTCATCCTAGTAGTATTGCAGTGTTAATTGGCCAGCCAGTCAGTCTCACATGCAGTGCAACTGGTCCTAGTATAGTGTACCAGTGGAGAAAGAATGGTGTAACATTATCTGGTGGCAATTTAAATATGTTAACAATTTACAAGACTAAAGAATCGGATGAGGgcacatatcaatgtattgctaTTAACAAAGCTGGAAATGTTACATCTCGCCAAGCAGTGATTATAATTTATG ACAAACCCAAAGTTGTTCAATTAGCACATCAATCACACGGAGTATTAGGTGAAGAGTTCAAGATCACTTGTAGTGCTACTAATGATAGAGATGCTCAAGATATGACATTTGCATGGATAGTACCTGATGGAGTTGATGACTTTGTCATAATGACTAGCAAAGATGATCATTATACAGCATCATCCACTCTGTACATTAGTAAGCTTGCTAGAAGTGATTATGGAACTTACAAGTGTCTTGTGACTAATAATGGAACTAAAAATGATGAAAGTGTAGTCACTAGTACAGTGGTGATAGTTGAAG CAGAACGTTCGTCCCAACCACTGAATGTAACTGTTACCAATGAAGATGTCACATCAATAGTACTAAGTTGGAGTATACCCACCTATCCTAAAGGGATTATTAGTTACTATATT GTTCACTACAGTGATGGCGACAGTTCTAAAGAAGAACAGGTCTACAATTTTAATGGTTCATACAATCTAAGGAAACTCAGACCATCCACTAATTACAGCATttatgtaacagcagttaggCTGGTAGGAGATACTGGGATAGTAGTGGAAGGAAACTGGAGTGTACTAGTTAATGGGACAACTTTAGTCAGAG ATCCAACAAAGGAGTCCTCATCACAGACTGTTATGGTTGTTGGAATAGCAGTAGGAGGTGTAACTATGATATGTTTACTAGTGATCATCATCATTGCTTCACTTCTTTA TTTCTATCAGaaaagaattttgaaacatacTATGCATGTAAACACTGATGTCAACAAAGGTAATATTGACATGAATGAAAAAGTCTTCAATGAAGAAGACTTGAGTGCACTCAAATCACAGCCATCAATAAAAAGTGAAGGAAAAATAA TTCCACTGGTCAACTTGATATCAACAAAAGAAGTAAAGACTTCAGTTGGCCAACCAACAACACTAACTCATGAATATTCTGGTTTACTGGAGTCTGATGTGCAGTGGCTTAAAGACAATGAGCCAGTCAACCATCCTATACTAAAGGATGGATCCTTGTACATTCCCCATACTGAACTATTTGATCAAGGAGAGTATGCTTTGGTTATCATGACTGATAATAGTGTGTTCTCTGTAATATATAACGTTCAAGTGTTTGACCCCAAAATGCCTTTAG ATGTTAGCGTTAGCCATACAGCTCAAAAAGTGGAAGACTTCTTAATGCTGTTAACATCAATGGATAGTGCTAAACTTGATGCTCAATATAATTCATTGATTGTTGATGCCTCCTTCACACAACATGCAGCCAATATACCTGTCAATGTGGATAAGAACAAATACAAAAACATCTTACCTT ATGATCACTCTCGTGTGGTGTTAAGCCAGGAGAGCCAGGTAGCTGGAGAAGACTACATCAATGCTTCTTTCATAGAT GGTTACGGTGAAAAGAAGGCATACATTGCCTCACAAGGACCTAAGGATACCAGTGTAATTGACTTCTGGAAGTTGATATGGGAACAGAATATCAGGACAGTTGTTATGTTGACAAGAATAGTGGAGGCTGGCAAG tttaaATGTTACCAGTATTGGCCTAGTAAAGGATCTAAACTGTATGGCAATATTAGAGTGACAACTGTCGATGAAGTACAGCTTGCTAACTACTGTACCAGGAGATTTACTATTGAGCAG ATTTTAAATGGCAGAAGTATCAAAGTTTACAAGGTCCATCAATTTCATTTTAGTGCTTGGCCAGATCATGGTGTGCCAAGTTACTCCAGTGATATTCTGGAGTTTCACAAAAGGATTAACAAGCAACACCAGAGAAGAACAAACTCACCAATGCTTGTACACTGCAG TGCTGGAGTCGGTCGTTCAGGAACATTCATTGCTATTGATACTGAAATACAACGCATCAGACAAGAGGGCATTGTAGATGTGTACAATTGTGTACAAAAGATGAGGTTCTGGAGAGGTGCCATGATCCAGTCAACA GCCCAGTATGAATTTGTGTACACTTCCTTACTGGAATACATCAGTTGTGGGGATACTTCTATTACTGGTGCTGCTGATGTTAAGCAAAAGGTCAAAGAACTGTCCATACTTGACCATGCTGTAAACAAGACTGGATTTCAGTTACAGTTTGAG AAATTGAATAATAATAGTCCTAAAGAAGCTGACTTCAAATACACAGCTGCTATGGCACACAAGGAAAGCAATCGTCATCAGAGATTTTTACCAC CTGATGTGTCTAGAGTGATGTTAACCAAGAATCCCCATTATATCACTGCATGCTATGTCAAT GGGTATCGTCACAGTAAAGCATATCTAGTTGGACAAGGCCCCATGCAATCAACAGTAGTTGATTTCTGGACCATGATATGGGAGAAACAATCTCATGCAATAGTGATGTTAGGCCAGTTACAAGAAAATGGAAAA GAAGCTTCATTTAAATACTGGCCAAGCAAAAATGAAACTGTTGAATTTCAACACTTTTCCATTGTAGTAGTCTCTGAAGATCCAAATGACAGGCCATTTGTACGATACACTCTGAAAGTCTCAAACACACAGGAG GACTCAACAAGAACAGTCACCCTACTGCAATATCAGTGTTGGTCTGCTGACACATGTCCCAATAACCCATCTCATATTATTGACATAATTGAGGAGCTGGATTGTGTCCAACGTAAAATAGGAAACTCTCCAATCACTGTACATTGTAG TGATGGAGTGGGTCGCTCAGGAACATTCTGTGCTTTAGTCAATTGTATAAACCGTTTCAAAGTAGAGCAGACATTAGATGTGTTCCAAGCCATTGATTCTATCCGTACACAACAACCAGCAGCAGTGCAGACAGTA GAGCAATATGAATTCATCCATCATGTGATTGTATTTCTTTTGGATCGTTATTCAGTATATTCTAACTTTACTGTGTTGTGA